From Glycine soja cultivar W05 chromosome 4, ASM419377v2, whole genome shotgun sequence, the proteins below share one genomic window:
- the LOC114410390 gene encoding auxilin-related protein 1-like isoform X2 yields MLKSLTRRNIRKQPTFSTLDPISLHFFSVFLFHPVPFQFHHCIDPFPSNSSMDEFGVLTERFGLKPQGKSAPMARAKRPPNVADSQTRPNSKSPLNGSPSHQNSTFDFDYGFFSSSNNSNTDNKTQRFDDIFGGDAKSNGASFDYDSIFSGSNKPVSASSYVDDIFGGMHEKSVGVDDLLDKIGGLNTNAKSPNTKTPAFDYLIPGFGVSNNGVEMNKPSVTPNKPAAAASQDDPFLIFETASSSASSESFLNALEQISKSNNSKGTKGGSPSLKSPPKPMSKVNRPSVSTIDELEDFAMGGAQTNASSRKANVNAAETKQNLAARMNNGKRVPAARVNQANGVDDLESFFSMGSRSSSVPKSRTPTMDHMYDNQMKNKEKPEVSPRVPSRSSASMNKSPVMTSLDDLSLMFGGSPSSEFQEVEGETEERRKARLGRHQRAQERALKAVNDMNQRDLQTKMEQEERRKIADTADVQIKRWAAGKEGNMRALLSTLQYVLWPECGWQPVSLTDMITSSAVKKVYRKANLCIHPDKVQQKGATLEQKYTAEKVFDILKEAYTKFNAEELS; encoded by the exons ATGTTGAAGTCTCTCACACGCAGAAATATAAGGAAGCAACCGACATTCTCAACCTTAGATCCCATTTCCCTACATTTCTTCTCTGTCTTTCTTTTCCACCCGGTTCCGTTTCAATTCCATCACTGCATTGATCCGTTTCCTTCAAATTCATCAATGGACGAGTTCGGCGTTTTGACCGAAAGGTTCGGTCTCAAACCACAAGGAAAATCCGCTCCAATGGCTAGGGCAAAGCGACCTCCGAATGTCGCTGATTCCCAAACACGCCCCAATTCCAAATCCCCCCTTAACGGATCCCCGTCTCACCAAAACTCCACCTTCGATTTCGATTACGGCTTtttcagcagcagcaacaacagcaacacCGACAACAAAACGCAGCGTTTCGACGACATCTTTGGCGGAGACGCCAAATCCAATGGCGCTTCGTTCGACTACGATTCCATATTCTCCGGATCGAACAAACCGGTTTCCGCGTCATCTTATGTGGATGACATATTCGGTGGAATGCATGAGAAGAGTGTCGGCGTTGATGATCTGCTTGATAAGATTGGCGGGTTAAACACCAACGCTAAGAGTCCAAACACAAAAACACCTGCTTTTGATTATTTGATCCCTGGCTTTGGTGTTTCAAATAATGG TGTTGAGATGAACAAGCCAAGTGTTACTCCAAACAAGCCTGCTGCGGCAGCGTCTCAGGATGAtccgtttttaatatttgaaactgCTTCAAGCTCGGCATCTTCAGAATCATTCCTGAACGCGCTGGAGCAGATTAGTAAGTCGAATAATTCTAAGGGGACAAAAGGAGGGTCCCCATCATTGAAGTCTCCACCCAAGCCAATGAGTAAAG TTAATAGGCCGAGTGTATCAACAATAGATGAGCTTGAGGACTTTGCCATGGGTGGGGCACAGACTAATGCTAGTAGTAGAAAGGCCAATGTTAACGCCGCTGAGACTAAACAAAACTTGGCGGCTAGGATGAACAATGGTAAAAGAGTTCCAGCTGCGAGAGTGAATCAGGCAAATGGCGTGGATGATCTTGAATCCTTTTTCAGCATGGGCTCTCGATCAAGCAGCGTGCCAAAGTCAAGGACTCCAACTATG GATCATATGTATGATAACCAAATGAAGAACAAAGAGAAACCTGAGGTGTCACCAAGAGTGCCATCTAGATCCTCAGCAAGCATGAATAAATCTCCAGTGATGACATCCCTTGATGACCTGTCATTGATGTTTGGTG GTTCCCCATCATCTGAATTCCAGGAGGTTGAAGGGGAAACTGAAGAAAGACGAAAAGCAAGATTAGGACGTCATCAGAGAGCACAAGAGCGAGCG TTAAAAGCAGTGAATGATATGAACCAGCGTGACCTTCAAACTAAGATGGAGCAAGAAGAGAGGCGG AAAATTGCTGATACTGCAGATGTTCAGATAAAGCGCTGGGCTGCAGGGAAAGAAGGCAATATGCGGGCATTGCTATCAACATTACAATAT GTTCTTTGGCCAGAATgtggttggcagccagtttctctGACAGATATGATTACCTCTTCGGCAGTTAAAAAAGTTTATAGAAAAGCAAATTTATGTATTCACCCAGATAAAGTCCAGCAGAAAGGGGCTACTCTTGAACAGAAATACACAGCGGAGAAGGTTTTTGACATTCTTAAG GAAGCTTACACCAAGTTCAATGCGGAAGAGCTTTCTTAG
- the LOC114410390 gene encoding auxilin-related protein 1-like isoform X1: MLKSLTRRNIRKQPTFSTLDPISLHFFSVFLFHPVPFQFHHCIDPFPSNSSMDEFGVLTERFGLKPQGKSAPMARAKRPPNVADSQTRPNSKSPLNGSPSHQNSTFDFDYGFFSSSNNSNTDNKTQRFDDIFGGDAKSNGASFDYDSIFSGSNKPVSASSYVDDIFGGMHEKSVGVDDLLDKIGGLNTNAKSPNTKTPAFDYLIPGFGVSNNGVEMNKPSVTPNKPAAAASQDDPFLIFETASSSASSESFLNALEQISKSNNSKGTKGGSPSLKSPPKPMSKVLGAVNRPSVSTIDELEDFAMGGAQTNASSRKANVNAAETKQNLAARMNNGKRVPAARVNQANGVDDLESFFSMGSRSSSVPKSRTPTMDHMYDNQMKNKEKPEVSPRVPSRSSASMNKSPVMTSLDDLSLMFGGSPSSEFQEVEGETEERRKARLGRHQRAQERALKAVNDMNQRDLQTKMEQEERRKIADTADVQIKRWAAGKEGNMRALLSTLQYVLWPECGWQPVSLTDMITSSAVKKVYRKANLCIHPDKVQQKGATLEQKYTAEKVFDILKEAYTKFNAEELS; this comes from the exons ATGTTGAAGTCTCTCACACGCAGAAATATAAGGAAGCAACCGACATTCTCAACCTTAGATCCCATTTCCCTACATTTCTTCTCTGTCTTTCTTTTCCACCCGGTTCCGTTTCAATTCCATCACTGCATTGATCCGTTTCCTTCAAATTCATCAATGGACGAGTTCGGCGTTTTGACCGAAAGGTTCGGTCTCAAACCACAAGGAAAATCCGCTCCAATGGCTAGGGCAAAGCGACCTCCGAATGTCGCTGATTCCCAAACACGCCCCAATTCCAAATCCCCCCTTAACGGATCCCCGTCTCACCAAAACTCCACCTTCGATTTCGATTACGGCTTtttcagcagcagcaacaacagcaacacCGACAACAAAACGCAGCGTTTCGACGACATCTTTGGCGGAGACGCCAAATCCAATGGCGCTTCGTTCGACTACGATTCCATATTCTCCGGATCGAACAAACCGGTTTCCGCGTCATCTTATGTGGATGACATATTCGGTGGAATGCATGAGAAGAGTGTCGGCGTTGATGATCTGCTTGATAAGATTGGCGGGTTAAACACCAACGCTAAGAGTCCAAACACAAAAACACCTGCTTTTGATTATTTGATCCCTGGCTTTGGTGTTTCAAATAATGG TGTTGAGATGAACAAGCCAAGTGTTACTCCAAACAAGCCTGCTGCGGCAGCGTCTCAGGATGAtccgtttttaatatttgaaactgCTTCAAGCTCGGCATCTTCAGAATCATTCCTGAACGCGCTGGAGCAGATTAGTAAGTCGAATAATTCTAAGGGGACAAAAGGAGGGTCCCCATCATTGAAGTCTCCACCCAAGCCAATGAGTAAAG TTTTGGGTGCAGTTAATAGGCCGAGTGTATCAACAATAGATGAGCTTGAGGACTTTGCCATGGGTGGGGCACAGACTAATGCTAGTAGTAGAAAGGCCAATGTTAACGCCGCTGAGACTAAACAAAACTTGGCGGCTAGGATGAACAATGGTAAAAGAGTTCCAGCTGCGAGAGTGAATCAGGCAAATGGCGTGGATGATCTTGAATCCTTTTTCAGCATGGGCTCTCGATCAAGCAGCGTGCCAAAGTCAAGGACTCCAACTATG GATCATATGTATGATAACCAAATGAAGAACAAAGAGAAACCTGAGGTGTCACCAAGAGTGCCATCTAGATCCTCAGCAAGCATGAATAAATCTCCAGTGATGACATCCCTTGATGACCTGTCATTGATGTTTGGTG GTTCCCCATCATCTGAATTCCAGGAGGTTGAAGGGGAAACTGAAGAAAGACGAAAAGCAAGATTAGGACGTCATCAGAGAGCACAAGAGCGAGCG TTAAAAGCAGTGAATGATATGAACCAGCGTGACCTTCAAACTAAGATGGAGCAAGAAGAGAGGCGG AAAATTGCTGATACTGCAGATGTTCAGATAAAGCGCTGGGCTGCAGGGAAAGAAGGCAATATGCGGGCATTGCTATCAACATTACAATAT GTTCTTTGGCCAGAATgtggttggcagccagtttctctGACAGATATGATTACCTCTTCGGCAGTTAAAAAAGTTTATAGAAAAGCAAATTTATGTATTCACCCAGATAAAGTCCAGCAGAAAGGGGCTACTCTTGAACAGAAATACACAGCGGAGAAGGTTTTTGACATTCTTAAG GAAGCTTACACCAAGTTCAATGCGGAAGAGCTTTCTTAG
- the LOC114410390 gene encoding auxilin-related protein 1-like isoform X3 — protein sequence MLKSLTRRNIRKQPTFSTLDPISLHFFSVFLFHPVPFQFHHCIDPFPSNSSMDEFGVLTERFGLKPQGKSAPMARAKRPPNVADSQTRPNSKSPLNGSPSHQNSTFDFDYGFFSSSNNSNTDNKTQRFDDIFGGDAKSNGASFDYDSIFSGSNKPVSASSYVDDIFGGMHEKSVGVDDLLDKIGGLNTNAKSPNTKTPAFDYLIPGFGVSNNGVEMNKPSVTPNKPAAAASQDDPFLIFETASSSASSESFLNALEQISKSNNSKGTKGGSPSLKSPPKPMSKVLGAVNRPSVSTIDELEDFAMGGAQTNASSRKANVNAAETKQNLAARMNNGKRVPAARVNQANGVDDLESFFSMGSRSSSVPKSRTPTMDHMYDNQMKNKEKPEVSPRVPSRSSASMNKSPVMTSLDDLSLMFGGSPSSEFQEVEGETEERRKARLGRHQRAQERALKAVNDMNQRDLQTKMEQEERRKIADTADVQIKRWAAGKEGNMRALLSTLQYYICLWLSEGSAKTLPSCLQDLI from the exons ATGTTGAAGTCTCTCACACGCAGAAATATAAGGAAGCAACCGACATTCTCAACCTTAGATCCCATTTCCCTACATTTCTTCTCTGTCTTTCTTTTCCACCCGGTTCCGTTTCAATTCCATCACTGCATTGATCCGTTTCCTTCAAATTCATCAATGGACGAGTTCGGCGTTTTGACCGAAAGGTTCGGTCTCAAACCACAAGGAAAATCCGCTCCAATGGCTAGGGCAAAGCGACCTCCGAATGTCGCTGATTCCCAAACACGCCCCAATTCCAAATCCCCCCTTAACGGATCCCCGTCTCACCAAAACTCCACCTTCGATTTCGATTACGGCTTtttcagcagcagcaacaacagcaacacCGACAACAAAACGCAGCGTTTCGACGACATCTTTGGCGGAGACGCCAAATCCAATGGCGCTTCGTTCGACTACGATTCCATATTCTCCGGATCGAACAAACCGGTTTCCGCGTCATCTTATGTGGATGACATATTCGGTGGAATGCATGAGAAGAGTGTCGGCGTTGATGATCTGCTTGATAAGATTGGCGGGTTAAACACCAACGCTAAGAGTCCAAACACAAAAACACCTGCTTTTGATTATTTGATCCCTGGCTTTGGTGTTTCAAATAATGG TGTTGAGATGAACAAGCCAAGTGTTACTCCAAACAAGCCTGCTGCGGCAGCGTCTCAGGATGAtccgtttttaatatttgaaactgCTTCAAGCTCGGCATCTTCAGAATCATTCCTGAACGCGCTGGAGCAGATTAGTAAGTCGAATAATTCTAAGGGGACAAAAGGAGGGTCCCCATCATTGAAGTCTCCACCCAAGCCAATGAGTAAAG TTTTGGGTGCAGTTAATAGGCCGAGTGTATCAACAATAGATGAGCTTGAGGACTTTGCCATGGGTGGGGCACAGACTAATGCTAGTAGTAGAAAGGCCAATGTTAACGCCGCTGAGACTAAACAAAACTTGGCGGCTAGGATGAACAATGGTAAAAGAGTTCCAGCTGCGAGAGTGAATCAGGCAAATGGCGTGGATGATCTTGAATCCTTTTTCAGCATGGGCTCTCGATCAAGCAGCGTGCCAAAGTCAAGGACTCCAACTATG GATCATATGTATGATAACCAAATGAAGAACAAAGAGAAACCTGAGGTGTCACCAAGAGTGCCATCTAGATCCTCAGCAAGCATGAATAAATCTCCAGTGATGACATCCCTTGATGACCTGTCATTGATGTTTGGTG GTTCCCCATCATCTGAATTCCAGGAGGTTGAAGGGGAAACTGAAGAAAGACGAAAAGCAAGATTAGGACGTCATCAGAGAGCACAAGAGCGAGCG TTAAAAGCAGTGAATGATATGAACCAGCGTGACCTTCAAACTAAGATGGAGCAAGAAGAGAGGCGG AAAATTGCTGATACTGCAGATGTTCAGATAAAGCGCTGGGCTGCAGGGAAAGAAGGCAATATGCGGGCATTGCTATCAACATTACAATAT TATATATGCCTTTGGTTAAGCGAAGGCTCTGCCAAAACTCTCCCCAGTTGTCTCCAAGATCTTATTTAA